The Meiothermus ruber DSM 1279 genome includes the window GCCCTCTGGTCTGCAACAGCAACAGTATCGAAACCAGACGATCCGCCCGCATACCTCAACCCTACCCCACCAATATGACAGAAGGTGACATATAACGGGTCTAGGCTGAACCATGGAGGGACTTTATGTCTAATCTCAAAGAGAAAATTGTGGTTGTGGCCGGGGCGACCAGAGGCTGTGGGCGGGGCATTGCGGTGGAGTTGGGCGCAGCCGGCGCAACCGTCTACTGCACGGGCCGTAGCACGCGCGGCAACCCCTCCGATCTGAACCGCCCCGAAACCATCGAGGAGACTGCAGAACTGGTCACCAAGGCGGGCGGAACGGGGATTGCGGTGCGGGTGGATCATACCCAAGAAGCCCAGGTCAAGGCCCTGTTCGAGCAGGTTAAAGCGGAGCAAGGCCGACTGGATATCTTGGTGAACGACGTCTGGGGTGGCGATGGCCTGATCGAGTGGGGCAAGCCCTTCTGGGAGATGGACATGGCCCTGGGCTGGCGACTGCTGGAACGCTCGGTTTATAGCCATCTGCTCACCAGCCGCTACGCGGTGCCGCTGATGCTCGAGCAGAATAGCGGCCTGATTGTCGAGGTCACCGACGGGGATACCCTGAACTACCGCGGAAACTTCTTCTACGATCTGGTCAAGACCACCGTAATCCGTCTCGCGCACAACATGGCCGAGGAGTTCAAGGGCCAGCGCATCAACGTATTGGGCCAGCCCAACCCCGTTCGCGCGAACATCACCGCCCTGGCCCTCACCCCTGGCTTCCTGCGCTCAGAGGCGATGCTGGAGCACTTTGGGGTGAGCGAGGCCAACTGGCGCGATGCCATTGCCCAA containing:
- a CDS encoding SDR family oxidoreductase — encoded protein: MSNLKEKIVVVAGATRGCGRGIAVELGAAGATVYCTGRSTRGNPSDLNRPETIEETAELVTKAGGTGIAVRVDHTQEAQVKALFEQVKAEQGRLDILVNDVWGGDGLIEWGKPFWEMDMALGWRLLERSVYSHLLTSRYAVPLMLEQNSGLIVEVTDGDTLNYRGNFFYDLVKTTVIRLAHNMAEEFKGQRINVLGQPNPVRANITALALTPGFLRSEAMLEHFGVSEANWRDAIAQDPYYAESETPHYIGRAVVALATDPKVHEKAGQALATWHLSREYGFTDIDGRAPHWQEFYEGKKAAEA